A window of Palaemon carinicauda isolate YSFRI2023 chromosome 27, ASM3689809v2, whole genome shotgun sequence contains these coding sequences:
- the mRpS34 gene encoding small ribosomal subunit protein mS34 translates to MPVILVGRTHYQVGKRLWEIIGSLKDFGVGRMVVRSTLERYPEPSFFRILSAQPEMDTGRPYRDEDNLRGKVLVERVFRGVNMGVVDISKSAYKTDFKLIHKHEEHKYLEALKNFKPPEVKILPQTMEMPPLLKIIAERENHECKEMKLVINNTRTYKLAEDGETPTVKISLQLENPASPELYEGVLNTS, encoded by the exons ATGCCGGTGATATTGGTGGGTCGAACCCATTACCAAGTTGGGAAAAG ATTATGGGAAATAATTGGGTCTTTGAAAGACTTCGGTGTTGGAAGAATGGTGGTAAGATCAACCTTGGAGAGATATCCTGAGCCAAGCTTTTTCAGAATTTTAAGTGCACAGCCAGAAATGGACACAGGACGACCATACAGGGATGAG GACAATCTAAGAGGCAAAGTGCTGGTCGAGAGAGTGTTCCGCGGAGTGAACATGGGGGTAGTGGATATTTCTAAAAGTGCATATAAAACTGATTTTAAATTGATTCACAAGCATGAAGAACACAAGTATTTAGAAGCATTAAAAAATTTCAAGCCACCAGAAGTTAAAATACTCCCTCAGACAATGGAGATGCCTCCTCTTTTGAAG ATTATTGCTGAAAGAGAGAACCACGAATGTAAAGAGATGAAACTTGTGATAAATAATACCAGAACATATAAGTTAGCAGAGGATGGGGAGACCCCAACTGTAAAAATATCTCTGCAATTGGAAAATCCAGCAAGTCCAGAGTTGTATGAGGGAGTATTGAACACAAGTTGA